A genomic region of Pseudomonas sp. RSB 5.4 contains the following coding sequences:
- a CDS encoding ABC transporter permease — translation MIIDLYGFGPALAAGALMTVKLALTALCLGLVLGLLGALAKTSPYKPLQWLGGTYSTLVRGVPELLWVLLIYFGTVNLMRSLGEFFGNPDLQLSAFAAGVIALGLCFGAYATEVFRGAILAIPKGHREAGVALGLSKWRIFTKLIMPQMWRIALPGLGNLFMILMKDTALVSVIGLEEIMRHAQIGVTVSKQPFTFYLVAAVMYLGLTVLAMSGMHFLEKRAARGFARSAS, via the coding sequence ATGATTATCGACCTCTACGGATTCGGCCCGGCCCTCGCTGCCGGTGCGCTGATGACCGTCAAACTGGCGCTGACGGCCCTGTGCCTGGGACTGGTGCTCGGTTTGCTCGGCGCCTTGGCCAAGACTTCCCCGTACAAGCCGTTGCAATGGCTTGGCGGTACTTATTCGACTTTGGTGCGCGGTGTCCCGGAATTGCTCTGGGTGCTGTTGATCTACTTCGGTACGGTCAACCTGATGCGCAGCCTCGGTGAGTTCTTCGGCAACCCCGACCTGCAACTCAGCGCATTCGCCGCTGGCGTGATTGCGCTGGGCCTGTGCTTCGGCGCCTACGCCACAGAAGTGTTCCGCGGCGCGATCCTCGCCATTCCCAAGGGCCACCGTGAAGCCGGTGTGGCGCTGGGCCTGTCGAAATGGCGGATCTTCACCAAGCTGATCATGCCGCAGATGTGGCGCATCGCCCTGCCCGGCCTGGGCAATCTGTTTATGATTCTGATGAAAGACACCGCGCTGGTGTCGGTGATCGGCCTGGAAGAAATCATGCGTCACGCGCAGATCGGCGTGACCGTGTCGAAACAGCCGTTCACCTTCTATCTGGTGGCCGCGGTGATGTATCTGGGCCTGACAGTGCTGGCGATGAGCGGCATGCACTTCCTGGAAAAACGCGCCGCTCGCGGCTTTGCGAGGAGCGCTTCATGA
- a CDS encoding ABC transporter permease has protein sequence MNWEVIIKWLPKLAQGATLTLELVAIAVIAGLLLAIPLGIARSSKLWYVRALPYAYIFFFRGTPLLVQLFLVYYGLAQFDAVRSSALWPYLRDPFWCTTATMTLHTAAYIAEILRGAIQAIPPGEIEAARALGMSKPKAMFYIMLPRAARIGLPAYSNEVILMLKASALASTVTLLELTGMARTIIARTYLPVEIFFAAGVFYLLMSYVLVRGFKLLERWLRVDACQGR, from the coding sequence ATGAACTGGGAAGTGATCATCAAGTGGCTGCCGAAACTGGCGCAGGGCGCGACCCTGACCCTGGAACTGGTGGCGATTGCCGTGATTGCCGGCCTGTTGCTGGCCATTCCGCTGGGCATCGCCCGCTCCTCGAAGCTGTGGTACGTGCGCGCTTTGCCCTACGCCTACATCTTCTTTTTCCGTGGCACGCCGCTGCTGGTGCAACTGTTCCTCGTCTACTACGGCCTGGCGCAGTTCGATGCGGTGCGTAGCAGCGCACTGTGGCCGTACCTGCGCGATCCGTTCTGGTGTACCACCGCGACCATGACCCTGCACACCGCGGCGTACATTGCCGAGATCCTGCGCGGCGCGATCCAGGCCATTCCGCCGGGCGAAATCGAAGCGGCGCGGGCACTGGGCATGTCCAAGCCCAAGGCGATGTTCTACATCATGTTGCCGCGTGCGGCGCGCATCGGCCTGCCGGCCTACAGCAACGAAGTGATCCTGATGCTCAAGGCCAGTGCGCTGGCGAGCACCGTGACTCTGCTGGAGCTGACCGGCATGGCCCGCACGATCATTGCCCGCACCTACCTGCCGGTGGAAATCTTCTTCGCCGCTGGCGTGTTCTATCTGCTGATGTCCTACGTGCTGGTGCGCGGCTTCAAGCTGCTGGAGCGCTGGCTGCGCGTCGATGCCTGCCAGGGGCGTTGA
- the gabP gene encoding GABA permease → MSSTPSSNGLEQGLKPRHVTMLSIAGVIGAGLFVGSGHAIAAAGPAVLLAYAAAGTLVVLVMRMLGEMAVASPDTGSFSTYADRAIGHWAGFTIGWLYWWFWVLVIPLEANAAATILHAWFPSVGIWAFALIITLLLTVTNLFSVKNYGEFEFWFALIKVLAIIGFIILGLAAIFGFLPNSQVSGVSHLFDSGGFLPNGMGAVLGAILTTMFSFMGTEIVTIAAAESKNPGKQISKATNSVIWRIGLFYLVSIFIVVALVPWNDPTLANLGSYQTVLERMGIPNAKMIVDIVVLVAVTSCLNSALYTSSRMLFSLGKRGDAPAMSTRVNKSGTPYWAVMLSTGAAFLCTFANYVAPAAVFEFLLASSGAIALLVYLVIAFSQLRMRKQRMARGEKIVFSMWLFPGLTYAVIIFIVAALTIMLFQEAHRVEILATGLLSLMVVVAGLLVARRRKQENRGAVVLN, encoded by the coding sequence ATGAGCAGTACCCCAAGCTCCAATGGCCTCGAACAGGGGCTCAAACCGCGTCATGTGACCATGTTGTCGATCGCCGGTGTTATCGGCGCCGGTCTGTTCGTTGGCTCCGGCCACGCGATCGCTGCCGCTGGCCCTGCCGTACTGCTGGCTTACGCCGCCGCCGGTACCCTGGTGGTGCTGGTGATGCGCATGCTCGGTGAGATGGCTGTCGCCTCGCCTGACACCGGTTCGTTCTCGACATACGCCGACCGTGCCATCGGGCACTGGGCCGGCTTCACCATCGGCTGGTTGTACTGGTGGTTCTGGGTGTTGGTGATTCCGCTGGAGGCCAACGCCGCCGCGACCATCCTCCATGCCTGGTTCCCGAGTGTCGGCATCTGGGCGTTCGCACTGATCATCACCCTGCTGCTGACGGTCACCAACCTGTTCAGTGTGAAGAACTACGGTGAGTTCGAATTCTGGTTCGCCCTGATCAAAGTGCTGGCGATCATCGGCTTCATCATCCTTGGCCTTGCGGCGATCTTCGGCTTCCTGCCGAACAGCCAGGTCAGCGGTGTTTCCCACCTGTTCGACTCCGGCGGCTTCCTGCCAAACGGCATGGGCGCGGTGCTGGGTGCAATCCTGACCACCATGTTCTCGTTCATGGGGACCGAAATCGTGACCATCGCGGCCGCGGAATCGAAGAACCCGGGCAAACAGATCTCCAAGGCCACCAACTCGGTGATCTGGCGGATCGGCCTGTTCTACCTCGTGTCGATCTTCATCGTTGTGGCCCTGGTGCCGTGGAACGATCCGACCCTGGCCAACCTCGGTTCCTACCAGACCGTGCTTGAGCGCATGGGCATCCCGAACGCGAAAATGATCGTCGACATCGTGGTGCTGGTCGCGGTAACCAGCTGCCTGAACTCGGCGCTGTACACCTCGTCGCGCATGCTGTTCTCCCTCGGCAAGCGCGGTGACGCACCGGCCATGTCAACTCGGGTCAATAAAAGCGGCACGCCTTACTGGGCAGTGATGTTGTCGACCGGTGCGGCGTTCCTCTGCACCTTCGCCAACTACGTGGCCCCGGCCGCGGTGTTCGAATTCCTGCTGGCCAGTTCCGGCGCCATCGCGCTGCTGGTGTACCTGGTGATCGCGTTCTCGCAACTGCGCATGCGTAAACAACGCATGGCCCGCGGCGAGAAAATCGTCTTCAGCATGTGGCTGTTCCCGGGCCTGACCTACGCGGTGATCATCTTCATCGTCGCGGCCCTGACCATCATGCTGTTCCAGGAAGCCCACCGCGTGGAAATCCTCGCGACCGGCCTGCTGAGCCTCATGGTAGTCGTCGCCGGCCTGCTGGTGGCGCGTCGTCGCAAGCAGGAAAACCGTGGTGCGGTGGTGTTGAACTGA
- a CDS encoding ABC transporter substrate-binding protein, translating into MQNFKKVFLAAAVTLAFSAGAMAETLKMGIEAAYPPFNNKDASGNVVGFDKDIGDALCAKMKVECTVVTSDWDGIIPALNAKKFDFLISSLSITEERKGAVDFTDPYYSNKLQFIAQKDKEFKTDKDSLKGKIIGTQRATLAGTWLEDTYGSDIEVKLYDTQENAYLDLTSGRVDAILADKYANYDWLKTDAGKNYEFKGDPVVESDKIGIAVRKGDPLREKLNAALKEIVADGTYKKINDKYFPFSIY; encoded by the coding sequence ATGCAGAATTTTAAAAAGGTCTTCCTGGCCGCCGCCGTCACCCTCGCGTTCAGCGCCGGTGCCATGGCCGAGACCCTGAAGATGGGCATCGAAGCGGCTTACCCGCCGTTCAACAACAAAGACGCCAGCGGCAACGTGGTCGGCTTCGACAAAGACATCGGTGACGCCCTGTGCGCCAAGATGAAAGTCGAGTGCACCGTGGTCACCTCCGACTGGGACGGCATCATCCCTGCGTTGAACGCGAAGAAGTTCGACTTCCTGATCTCCTCGCTGTCGATCACCGAAGAGCGCAAGGGCGCGGTGGACTTCACTGACCCGTACTACTCGAACAAGCTGCAGTTCATCGCGCAGAAAGATAAAGAGTTCAAAACCGACAAGGATTCACTCAAAGGCAAGATCATCGGCACGCAGCGCGCCACCCTCGCCGGCACCTGGCTCGAGGACACTTACGGTAGCGATATCGAAGTAAAACTCTACGATACCCAGGAAAACGCCTACCTGGACCTGACCTCCGGTCGTGTCGACGCGATCCTCGCCGACAAGTACGCCAACTACGACTGGCTGAAAACCGACGCCGGCAAGAACTACGAGTTCAAGGGCGACCCTGTCGTGGAAAGCGACAAGATCGGCATCGCCGTGCGTAAAGGCGATCCGCTGCGTGAGAAGCTGAACGCCGCGCTGAAGGAAATCGTCGCTGACGGTACCTACAAGAAGATCAACGACAAGTACTTCCCGTTCAGCATCTATTGA
- a CDS encoding ABC transporter ATP-binding protein, translating to MAEATPALEIRNLHKRYGQLEVLKGISLTARDGDVISILGSSGSGKSTFLRCINLLENPHQGQILVAGEELKLKPAKNGELVAADGKQINRLRSEIGFVFQNFNLWPHMSVLDNIIEAPRRVLGQSKAEAIEVAEALLAKVGIADKRHAYPAQLSGGQQQRAAIARTLAMQPKVILFDEPTSALDPEMVQEVLSVIRALAEEGRTMLLVTHEMGFARQVSSEVVFLHQGLVEEQGSPQQVFDNPLSARCKQFMSSNR from the coding sequence ATGGCTGAGGCCACGCCCGCGCTTGAAATCCGCAACTTGCACAAACGCTACGGACAGCTTGAGGTGCTCAAAGGCATCTCGCTGACCGCCCGCGACGGCGATGTGATCTCGATCCTCGGTTCCTCCGGTTCCGGCAAGTCCACGTTCCTGCGTTGCATCAACCTGCTGGAAAACCCGCACCAGGGCCAGATTCTGGTGGCCGGTGAAGAACTCAAGCTCAAGCCCGCCAAGAATGGCGAACTGGTTGCCGCTGATGGCAAACAGATCAACCGCCTGCGTTCCGAGATTGGTTTTGTATTTCAAAACTTTAATCTGTGGCCGCACATGAGCGTGCTCGACAACATCATCGAAGCCCCGCGCCGCGTGCTCGGCCAGAGCAAGGCCGAGGCGATCGAAGTCGCCGAAGCGCTGCTGGCCAAGGTCGGCATCGCCGACAAGCGCCACGCCTACCCGGCGCAATTGTCCGGTGGTCAGCAACAACGGGCCGCGATCGCCCGCACGCTGGCGATGCAGCCGAAGGTGATTCTGTTCGACGAACCCACCTCCGCCCTTGACCCGGAAATGGTTCAGGAAGTACTTAGTGTCATCCGCGCACTGGCCGAAGAAGGCCGCACCATGCTGTTGGTGACCCACGAGATGGGCTTTGCCCGTCAGGTCTCCAGCGAAGTGGTGTTCCTCCACCAGGGGCTGGTGGAAGAGCAAGGATCGCCTCAGCAGGTGTTCGACAACCCGCTTTCGGCGCGCTGCAAACAATTCATGTCCAGCAACCGCTAA